One window of Trichoderma breve strain T069 chromosome 3, whole genome shotgun sequence genomic DNA carries:
- a CDS encoding OPT oligopeptide transporter protein domain-containing protein, giving the protein MSDDEKAAATGGVAEMTPNSSRPSIVDDGIKDVISEPFSYDEDDRDYYSPQNTTEHDLNVTEDDLLEAQELASRYTLQEVRDIMTRVFRVHEKDHNFPSIIIQKIKAFLENESVFSNPEKHQHLIQEMKLEAALVTSNSPYAEVRAVVSNKDDPTTPCSTIRSWVIGLAFSCLLAFINQLFDIRQPAIRVMANVAQLLSYPVGKACENWLPDVGFTLFGTYHSLNPGPFSKKEHMLITIMANYLPQYFNQPYASHVAYQLLIALATNFIGYGMAGICRRFLVYPSYCVWPASLVTIALNKAFHNESNAAVEGPFGKKWKISRIKFFYLMFNWLTWIAPHNRDLNVITGINHGLGVNPFPTFDWNVLLWDSADPLMVPFYSTLNRFFGVFISFWVVLAFWYSNVYDTGYLPINSNRVYDHFGKLYNISRAVDDRGLFHAEEYKAYSPPFLSAGNIVIYMFFFAIYTSTLTYAVLYHRHEIVMGFKSLFASFRKKKNPIKDERVLDVHNRLMKAYPEVPEWWYLICLVLAIALGVAGIAGWNTNTSPGVVFYGLALCIIFVIPVGIIKAMTGIEVTLNVLAEFIGGSFVDGNALAMNYFKSFGYVTCAHAVWFCNDLKLAHYVKIPPRQTFIAQIIATFISTVICTGVLNFQMKSITGVCTPDAQFKLTCPGVNTFFTASVLWGTVGPQKIFGHSGQYTEILVGFPLGIVVVVFFWGLNKKFPKWTWTRQIHPVAIMYGGITRFVSFWSKYNFVLSAAWSCGIAISGIIIFFALQYTDVQFHWWGNMASDMGCEGKGCTLKHLAPGEYFGPRMGTFD; this is encoded by the exons ATGAGCGACGACGAGAAGGCCGCTGCCACTGGCGGGGTGGCCGAGATGACGCCCAATTCGTCTCGTCCGTCCATCGTCGACGACGGTATCAAGGACGTTATTTCG GAACCCTTTTCCTACGACGAAGACGATCGCGACTACTATTCTCCGCAAAACACCACCGAGCACGACCTCAACGTCACCGAAGATGATTTGCTCGAGGCCCAGGAGCTCGCCTCCCGATACACACTCCAAGAGGTCCGCGACATCATGACTCGAGTCTTTCGCGTCCACGAAAAAGACCACAACTTTCCCTCCATTATCATccaaaagatcaaggccTTTCTCGAAAATGAGTCTGTCTTTTCCAACCCCGAGAAGCACCAGCACCTGAtccaggagatgaagctggaaGCCGCTCTCgtcaccagcaacagccccTACGCCGAAGTTCGTGCAGTTGTCAGCAACAAGGACGATCCCACAACACCCTGCTCAACCATCCGCAGCTGGGTCATTGGACTGGCTTTTAGCTGCCTGTTAGCCTTCATCAACCAATTGTTCGACATTCGGCAGCCCGCCATCCGTGTCATGGCCAATGTTGCCCAGCTGCTGTCCTACCCCGTGGGCAAGGCGTGCGAAAACTGGCTGCCAGACGTCGGCTTCACCCTCTTTGGCACATATCACTCCCTCAACCCCGGCCCATTCTCGAAGAAGGAGCACATGCTCATTACCATCATGGCAAAC TATTTGCCCCAGTACTTTAATCAACCGTACGCATCCCACGTTGCCTACCAGCTCCTCATTGCCCTGGCCACAAACTTTATTGGCTACGGCATGGCTGGTATCTGTCGCCGCTTTCTCGTCTATCCGTCGTACTGCGTATGGCCGGCTTCTCTCGTCACCATTGCCCTCAACAAGGCCTTTCACAACGAATCCAATGCCGCGGTCGAGGGCCCCTTTGGCAAGAAGTGGAAGATTTCTCGCATCAAGTTTTTCTACCTCAT GTTCAACTGGCTGACCTGGATCGCCCCCCACAACCGCGACCTCAACGTTATCACCGGCATCAACCATGGCCTGGGCGTCAACCCGTTCCCGACCTTTGACTGGAACGTTTTGCTTTGGGACTCGGCCGACCCTCTCATGGTCCCTTTCTACAGCACGCTCAACCGTTTCTTcggcgtcttcatctccttctggGTGGTCCTCGCCTTCTGGTACAGCAATGTCTACGACACCGGCTACCTTCccatcaacagcaaccgCGTATATGATCACTTTGGCAAGCTCTACAACATAAGCCGAGCCGTTGACGACCGGGGACTGTTCCACGCCGAAGAATACAAAGCATACTCGCCACCCTTTTTGAGCGCCGGCAACATTGTCATTTacatgttcttcttcgccatctacACATCGACCTTGACCTACGCTGTGCTATACCACCGTCACGAAATCGTCATGGGGTTCAAGTCTCTTTTCGCCAGCTtccgaaagaagaagaacccgATCAAGGACGAGAGAGTTCTCGACGTTCACAACCGGCTGATGAAGGCATACCCCGAGGTTCCGGAGTGGTGGTACTTGATTTGCCTCGTGCTTGCTATTGCCCTGGGCGTTGCTGGCATCGCCGGGTGGAATACAAATACGTCTCCCGGCGTTGTGTTCTATGGCCTGGCActctgcatcatctttgtcatTCCCGTGGgtatcatcaaggccatgacGGGCATTGAGGTCACCCTCAACGTGCTGGCCGAGTTCATTGGTGGCTCCTTTGTCGATGGCAATGCGCTGGCCATGAACTACTTCAAGTCCTTTGGCTACGTCACCTGCGCACACGCCGTGTGGTTCTGTAACGATCTCAAGCTTGCCCATTATGTCAAGATTCCGCCTCGCCAGACCTTCATCGCCCAAATCATTGCCACGTTCATCAGCACCGTTATCTGCACCGGCGTTCTCAActtccagatgaagagcatcaCCGGCGTCTGCACACCCGATGCGCAATTCAAGCTCACCTGCCCAGGCGTCAACACCTTCTTCACCGCCTCCGTCTTGTGGGGAACAGTTGGACCGCAAAAGATTTTTGGCCATTCCGGACAGTATACGGAGATTCTGGTCGGCTTCCCCCTgggcatcgtcgtcgtcgtcttcttctggggGCTCAACAAAAAGTTCCCCAAGTGGACCTGGACTCGGCAAATCCATCCAGTGGCCATCATGTATGGCGGCATC ACTCGATTTGTGTCCTTTTGGTCCAAG TACAACTTTGTTCTCTCAGCAGCCTGGTCTTgcggcatcgccatctcaggcatcatcatcttcttcgccttgcAATACACCGACGTACAATTCCACTGGTGGGGCAACATGGCGTCTGATATGGGCTGCGAGGGCAAGGGGTGCACGCTGAAGCACCTTGCACCAGGGGAATATTTTGGACCGCGCATGGGCACCTTTGACTGA
- a CDS encoding fungal specific transcription factor domain-containing protein, translated as MASDELLQRLEGIEMLLGEHAEALRILQQEKQSQHRGDLSASMTPHLLPDFYRQAETTENDESPHSLPREASMPHSTWALTTHEGGDSSRRGVNGDGGDDVPPITIPLGHQTSTSNLLTLPQMRPLVGDYPEDFIFRVEESRSPSAAMDFMTAPGLQGEEKDIDRTVTDDYLSSFLALVHACHPIFDRDDLLANYEAAMREGLGSDVRSGVILAVLALGATASDAIDNGDNGNTGDACMQRALRILVPAWTLSFSGNIQLTQGLILCALYFTYVVQPLTAWRLIYMASTSIQQLLIRCKDILSGQAEIQELTRLSWISFIIESDLIAEFHQPRSGIDVLVDRMPFPNYGTNPKLEHLCVLAEISARSLLNRMHHAIYFTDSLTIYAGRALDSLASSQQSSLQPDASLLRVCSELNSQLDRWYEGLPVDIKPDLYDRAPGNRQACILRLRYWSAKQCIFRPFVIHATSSQYEKEGVEVPLAVVAQCKVCLAACRAFLHGAIYLLSERTPYAYSSLQFTLNCFLVLALAANSPHLGHLAEDIDSNHQIVVEALEPWARPGSSIEHALEIANSVARKLRLRDDRRRF; from the exons ATGGCTTCGGATGAGTTGCTTCAGCGCCTGGAAGGCATCGAGATGTTGCTTGGAGAGCACGCCGAGGCGCTGAGGATACTGCAGCAGGAGAAGCAGTCGCAGCATCGTGGAGATTTATCAGCATCTATGACGCCACACCTGTTGCCCGACTTTTATCGACAAGCTGAAACTACCGAAAACGATGAGAGTCCGCACTCTCTTCCACGAGAAGCATCAATGCCGCATTCTACCTGGGCACTCACCACGCACGAAGGAGGCGACTCGTCGAGACGTGGAGtgaatggtgatggcggcgacgatgTGCCTCCAATTACCATACCGCTAGGACATCAGACGAGCACGAGCAATCTATTGACGCTCCCTCAGATGCGTCCCTTGGTGGGTGATTATCCCGAGGACTTCATCTTCCGGGTCGAGGAGAGCCGATCACCATCTGCGGCCATGGATTTTATGACTGCGCCAGGGCTACAaggcgaagagaaagataTTGACAGAACAGTTACGGACGATTATCTTAGTAGCTTTCTTGCCTTGGTACACGCTTGCCACCCCATCTTTGATCGCGACGATCTTCTCGCAAACTACGAAGCCGCCATGAGAGAGGGTTTGGGCTCTGACGTCCGGTCGGGCGTGATCCTCGCGGTTTTGGCCCTTGGCGCAACGGCTTCGGATGCGATTGATAACGGGGACAATGGGAATACTGGTGATGCTTGCATGCAAAGAGCACTCCGAATCCTCGTGCCGGCGTGGACCCTCTCGTTTAGTGGCAATATTCAGTTGACACAAGGGCTGATTTTGTGTGCGCTGTACTTTACATATGTGGTGCAGCCGTTGACGGCGTGGAGGTTGATCTATATGGCGTCGACAAGCATTCAACAGCTCTTGATTCG GTGCAAGGATATCTTGTCGGGCCAGGCTGAGATTCAGGAATTGACCCGGCTTAGCTGGATATCTTTTATCATTGAAAG TGATCTGATTGCAGAGTTTCACCAGCCAAGGAGCGGCATTGATGTCCTTGTTGATCGTATGCCCTTCCCCAACTACGGCACCAACCCGAAGCTTGAGCACCTTTGCGTTCTGGCCGAGATATCAGCTCGGTCTCTTCTCAACCGGATGCATCACGCCATTTACTTTACAGACAGCCTTACGATATACGCGGGCCGCGCTCTCGACTCGCTCGCCTCTTCCCAGCAATCTTCGCTGCAACCGGACGCATCTCTACTGCGAGTTTGCAGCGAGCTTAATTCTCAGCTCGATAGATGGTACGAAGGCCTACCGGTCGATATTAAACCTGACCTGTATGATCGCGCGCCAGGAAATAGACAGGCGTGCATATTGCGTCTGCGATACTGGTCTGCGAAGCAATGTATCTTCAGGCCGTTTGTGATCCACGCCACGTCGTCGCAGTATGAAAAGGAAGGCGTAGAAGTGCCCTTGGCAGTGGTAGCTCAGTGCAAGGTGTGCCTGGCAGCGTGCCGAGCTTTCCTCCACGGGGCGATATATCTGCTTTCGGAGAGGACGCCCTACGCATATAGCTCACTGCAGTT CACTCTCAACTGTTTCTTGGTGCTTGCCCTGGCTGCAAACTCGCCACATCTCGGTCATCTTGCAGAAGATATTGATTCGAACCACCAGATAGTTGTCGAAGCTCTTGAACCTTGGGCGCGACCGGGATCGAGCATCGAACATGCCCTAGAGATTGCCAATTCAGTTGCGAGGAAACTTCGTCTTCGCGATGACCGGCGGAGGTTTTAA